In one window of Gossypium arboreum isolate Shixiya-1 chromosome 4, ASM2569848v2, whole genome shotgun sequence DNA:
- the LOC108464893 gene encoding putative formin-like protein 15b isoform X2: MDDTVLDVDQVENLIKFCPTKEEMELLKVSEFKRSLNTVNSACNEAKKLASQYQKEADKCNSGMETCEEVREKAEEALSAQMKLTAMWELRARQKGWREKVAKSNAFPYFI; encoded by the exons ATGGATGATACGGTATTAGATGTTGATCAAGTGGAAAATCTCATAAAATTTTGTCCAACTAAAGAGGAAATGGAACTTCTCAAG GTTTCTGAATTTAAAAGGAGCTTAAATACTGTAAATTCTGCATGTAATGAG GCTAAGAAGTTAGCATCACAATATCAAAAGGAAGCGGACAAATGCAATTCGGGTATGGAGACGTGCGAAGAAGTAAGGGAGAAAGCTGAAGAAGCACTGTCGGCTCAAATGAAATTAACAGCAATGTGGGAACTAAGAGCTCGTCAAAAAGGGTGGAGAGAAAAGGTCGCCAAATCTAATGCATTTCCTTATTTCATTTAA
- the LOC108464893 gene encoding formin-like protein 21b isoform X1, which yields MDDTVLDVDQVENLIKFCPTKEEMELLKNYTGDKESLEKCEQVSEFKRSLNTVNSACNEAKKLASQYQKEADKCNSGMETCEEVREKAEEALSAQMKLTAMWELRARQKGWREKVAKSNAFPYFI from the exons ATGGATGATACGGTATTAGATGTTGATCAAGTGGAAAATCTCATAAAATTTTGTCCAACTAAAGAGGAAATGGAACTTCTCAAG aacTACACTGGTGACAAGGAGAGTCTAGAGAAGTGTGAACAG GTTTCTGAATTTAAAAGGAGCTTAAATACTGTAAATTCTGCATGTAATGAG GCTAAGAAGTTAGCATCACAATATCAAAAGGAAGCGGACAAATGCAATTCGGGTATGGAGACGTGCGAAGAAGTAAGGGAGAAAGCTGAAGAAGCACTGTCGGCTCAAATGAAATTAACAGCAATGTGGGAACTAAGAGCTCGTCAAAAAGGGTGGAGAGAAAAGGTCGCCAAATCTAATGCATTTCCTTATTTCATTTAA
- the LOC108464893 gene encoding uncharacterized protein LOC108464893 isoform X3 — protein sequence MDDTNYTGDKESLEKCEQVSEFKRSLNTVNSACNEAKKLASQYQKEADKCNSGMETCEEVREKAEEALSAQMKLTAMWELRARQKGWREKVAKSNAFPYFI from the exons ATGGATGATACG aacTACACTGGTGACAAGGAGAGTCTAGAGAAGTGTGAACAG GTTTCTGAATTTAAAAGGAGCTTAAATACTGTAAATTCTGCATGTAATGAG GCTAAGAAGTTAGCATCACAATATCAAAAGGAAGCGGACAAATGCAATTCGGGTATGGAGACGTGCGAAGAAGTAAGGGAGAAAGCTGAAGAAGCACTGTCGGCTCAAATGAAATTAACAGCAATGTGGGAACTAAGAGCTCGTCAAAAAGGGTGGAGAGAAAAGGTCGCCAAATCTAATGCATTTCCTTATTTCATTTAA